CCATTGGCTGCCcccaggctgggtatggggtgcattatAAAGCTACGCATTAACTCACCGTCAGTCTTGGGAGAGAGTACTTGAAAGTGGACACATCCACCTCCAGCACTTTCCCCGAAGATAGTGATCTTCTCAGGGTCACCTCCAAACTGACGCACGTTGGTCTTGACCCAGCGGAGGGCCAGTGCCTGGTCCTTCAGCCCCTGGTTCCCAGGCATCACCTCGTCCTCGGTGGAGAGGAAGCCTGAAAAGAAACGAAAAAGTCACAGAGATGATCTTAGAGGAAAACACATTAGGATATAAAAATCGTCAAAAGTGTAAAGCCTATAGGATGCACAGCATTTTgtcaataccatagctggaacacttAACTATTAACTCATAATACAGAGATAAAACTTTAGATCATAAATCAAGCCAACAATTATAATGGTTCACAACAGAGAGAAATGTTATCTAAAATTTCTTCTCGAAATTATGAGTTAATGTGAAATGCTTTCTCTATAAATCAAGCTATAAAAGTTCTTCTCTTATTTAACTTTATTTATAAAGTCAAGAATGCTACTGCCAAATAAGTAAATAAGTGACTTTTATTTAAAATAATCTACATATGGTTTTACAAACTGAAGTTTTAAACTTTTACAATGGTTTTGAGGgcacacacatgttatggacacataCATAGTACATTATGTAACATTGTCAAACATAATGGTATATTTCCATTCGGGGTTTTATTTCAGGAATTTTCGAGTAACCACTAGTACAAAATGCTAGGTTTTCAGGCCTTACAGATCTTGTGGGCATACGTATACATAAAGTACACAATGCCAGGTGGTTAGGACTCACCAAAAATGCCAAGTCTGTACTGCATTGTGGCCAGAACGATGTCTTCGTTAAGCAGGACGTGAGGAGGGTACCGACTACTGCTGTCACCGAAGTAGGCTCCACCATGGATGTACACGAGTACTGGCAATCCTGCCTCTGTCTGGTTCGGCTGTTAAGAGACGAGGGTGAAGGTCGGAGGGATAGTCATACATCACTACCACGCCCAACTAACACCCTACATGTAATTTTCACTCACCACTATAAATCAAACATACATCCTTCACAACTCACGTCAACACTGCGACAGTCATACAGCTCACTCCTAGATCCCCGCAACTCACTCTCATTTCTAAAAATCATTCCTTCTTACAGCACACCCACATCCCTACAACTCGCTTCGTCAATTGTCTTAATTCACACCCAAATGCCTTTGTATTATTCCCGCTTTTACAAAACTCATTTCTACATTTCAACACCCCCGGCAATCCTTGAAAACACCTTCCTTACTTAAAAACAGAAAAGATGTGtgtatgggggggggggttcattTTTTAAATATAACATAAACGAGGGTCTTCCTTTTTTCTAAGAACCTTGTTTGGAGCTGTTTATTTTTGTGGTTTGGTCCCAGgccgggcctccagcagcaaaacTTTTCAAAATACGTTACATGTAAAGACCGGAACATCTGTTACTATACCCTATCCTAATACTGCCAACCATAGTACTTAGACTAATTCAAGTGAATAGAAACTTTTATTCTCAGGAGCGGATCCAATATTTGTCCTTGGAGTTCTATTATATTTAATAAATCTTAAGATAACTTAATAATTAATATCATATTATATTAAGCTATAGTCTTTACACTGACATGGAAATATATTTAACTTAATTTGGAGATAattaatacctggagtttacctggagagagttccgggggtcaacgcccccgcggcccggtctgtgaccaggcctccttaggtcagtgtcccaggatgcgacccacaccagtcgactaacacccaggtacccattttactgatggggaacatagacaacaggtggaaagaaacacgtccaatgtttctactctggctgggaatcgaacccaagccctcgccgtgtgaagcgagagcgttaacctacctgcaggaggcttacagggcattacctgaattattacctgcaagtaatttgggtgaggtaagtgggacttaagtcacagcaGATTGCCTACCTGTAACTCCATCGATGACCACTCCCTTCCAATCTCACAAAAAGCTAAACCTGACATTAACTTAATAATTAAAGTTATAATCATTAATACCAATAAGggtaaattataaaatagtgtggactgtatatgattaggctaaatgatattattattattattataatcaaaaagaagcgctaagccacaagggctatacagcaggatAAATGGTAAGTGTTAGGCTTAAATGGCAAGTGTTAAgtattaacacttaccatttaattactggaagacAATGCTGATGTAACACACCCTAACCTTACACTAGCAGCTAGAATTTACGATAGCCAACGCAAAAAAAGTACTGTACGTTATGGGTAAAAGTCACTTAGCTGAGGTGTGCTGCTGGGAGAATTGGTGTCCTCTATTTTTCCGTCCTGATTGCCGAATTGTAAGGGTTTTCCATAGTattatcccaattcttcagcaggggacattaacacgggTCCCTATCATAAATTCAGGCCGAAAAAAAACAATTGACCTTAGAGaacgcctgattacattgcacGATTCAGTCCAATGTTCAcgcattaaattcaatatggcgtctcTCCTCTGCGGCGTCACTTCCTCGAAATTTTtcgaagggtccaaatagcattacattttaatacgcaattattatattattcatttatatgttctacatttaggaaattatgtaaaaaaaattccaCAGGACTCGCTGGATGGTACACTTCATTAGTAATACTGGTGGCTGACACGTCCTGAACGTTACTACTTAACGTTCACCTCAACCTTAGTCTACTGAAATACACTTATATGCTTATTAATGAAATTTGTACATAATACTTAAAGCCAACATTGATACTGTCAACAATATCTGTGATTTCTATGAGATACGTGAGGATAAGTGAATTACCAGGAACTGTAAACATCTCTCCATCCCATGAAATAGCCTCTTATGAAATagcctcctgttcttcaagtttctcatttatatggactgatgaagccactgtgtggcgaaacgtttcctcaataaagatacccaagagttgcatatgtgtctaattcaataACACCCTCTTATGAGTAAAAATAAATACTCTATTAGCaagaaaactgacctaattaaTCAAGAGAGAACCTGACATTATTTTTTTAGGAAAGGCATTATTCAATAAAGGTACTCACCTTACTAGAGAAAACATTGAGGTAAAGACAGTCCTCGTGGCCAATCATCTCAGTCCCCCCGCTGACCATGGTAAGATGCGGGATCTGGATGCAAGGAGTAGGATACTCTCGTTTTCCCACTCTCACCCCCTCCCAGGGATCAGCCTCCACTGGATcctaaaatgtatatatacatatatatccatgcatacaaataaatataaagtgtAAGTACACTTTTTATTATTGCCGGTACCCATACACAGgtcaaaaggtaaaaaaaaaaatagccgaAAATCTAATAAATATAGCAAGTTTACTCATTAGAACAATATTTTATATCTTTAACAGGATTAAAGTGTCCAATAATGTTTTCTTTCGGTGGCAGCGTTGGTACACTATTACCGTTaactttattttaataataataataataataataataataataataataataataataataataataataattaccgtTAACCGTAGACCTTGGAATTTGATTTATACATAGCCTTCGCTGTTGATGTTAGTAATGTCAGAACTGCACTCTGAGGCTACTTCCTTTATTGGGTTTAATGCCTGTCGACTGCATGAGGATTATTAAGGCTGAATGTtacctgtccaccaccagtcaagaatacttcaatccctaaaatagggatgaaAACAagcactgtgtatatacacaaacaccTCTTTGTGTATATACGCAGATAAGTAACTGGATGTATATAGAGCAAAAGATACACGCCTCTTGGTTTATATACCGTTGACACGTAGACATAACTgaccttggaaataaatggtataaaataccgacacaatggaaatataaacacatatgcagtataatgtgatcctttattgactacgtttcgcccacacagtgggctttttcaagtcacaaacagaactacctggggtggaaggaacgcgagtatttatagtcaggttcagaatgctgaggtcaggtggagaatgctgcatctgatgatgtaccgagtggggttatagagtctaaaatcttgggtagcttggaaaggagattggataagtttgtgagcagaccttctacagtgttcttatgtgggatagcgatgaagaagtttcttggcaagtggttcagctatgttatagaagccactattctggttgaagttgtcggatatagaaataagtgatgattccaggattcttcggtattgagtgttgtcttctgtggcgataagtcttgagtttctgtagtttatcaagtggttgtgtgaattacggtgttgtacgcaggcattccttgtgtcgtcagacctgcttgcgtattggtgttctgaaatacgtgtttggaggtcccttgatgtttcgcccacgtataacttgttgcagtcattacaagggattatgtatacccctgcagagggtggaagcttgtcctgtctatcactggtaatgtccttgatggtcgtggttgtagaggtagatacttgaaatgaggtattggaaaagatgttggaaacgtgtttggcaatggagttggtacatggaacatctagaagccgaacgtttctccaccattattccttcgtctgtcacctggctccgttatgttgacgacattctcctcataactcctaaacgcttcaatgttaaagctctccaagacaagctcaaccaggtcgagccttcaatccagttcacatttgaagaagaagtcgacaacactcttcctttccttgttgttctgctttgcaaagctgaccacgaacttcgttttaaagtctatcgaaaacccaccaaccaaaacgatcttctccacttttactctcaccacgacaccaaaaccaaacgtggtgtaattataggcttcttcctgcgtgcactcagaatctgcagcaatgagtttcttgaagaatgcacgatgattgaacaagtattttctaaactccactatcctcgtcacttcatcagagactgcagacgacgggcattaaacatcttcaacacacccagagaagacactgccgagaagagatacatagtccttcccaccaactccattgccaaacacgtttccaacatcttttccaatacctcatttcaagtatctacctccacaaccacgaccatcaaggacattgccagtgatagacaggacaagcttccaccctctgcaggggtatacataatcccttgtaatgactgcaacaagttatacgtgggcgaaacatcaagggacctccaaacacgtatttcagaacaccaatacgcaagcaggtctgacgacacaaggaatgcctgcgtacaacaccgtaattcacacaaccacttgataaactacagaaactcaagacttatcgccacagaagacaacactcaataccgaagaatcctggaatcatcacttatttctatatccgacaacttcaaccagaataatggcttctataacatagctgaaccacttgccaagaaacttcttcatcgctatcccacataagaacactgtagaaggtctgctcacaaacttatccaatctcctttccaagctacccaagattttagactctataaccccactcggtacatcatcagatgcagcattctccacctgacctcagcattctgaacctgactataaatactcgcgttccttccaccccaggtagttctgtttgtgacttgaaaaagcccactgtgtgggcgaaacgtagtcaataaaggatcacattatactgcatatgtgtttatatttccataactGACCTTACAATTGTAAATCTTTATTTTTGCACCGATATATGACAACTAAACTAAAATACATGTGTGCCACACTCCTCCAAATACTACTGACTACTGAGTCACAGAATGAAACTGTAGATATAGATTGTTCCTCCTTTAGCTCATGTTAGCGGCACTCTTATCAGTTCCTCCACTTCGTGGGGAAGTGGACAGTTGCTGAAAAATTTCACTGGCTGAGCTTCTGTGACAGACAAAATATACTGTCTCTTGAAACCTTTTTTTCTTTCAAGACTGACTGGACCTACATCCTTAGCCTAGCATTGTCTATGAAGTGCATATTATGTTCTCTATATCCAGCCAACTTTATATGTGACAACGTTTTACACTTTGCTGATTATATAACGTTCTAAGCAAAACTAAACAATGTAACAGTGAGATTTTGTCATCGTACGATGTAATATAGCTAAagatgtaagataagataagatttcgttcggatttttaaccccggaaggttagccacccaggataactcaagaaagtcagtgcgtcatcgaggactgtctaacttatttccattggggtcctcaatcttgtcccccaggatgcgacccacaccagtcgactaacacccaggtacctatttgctgctaggtgaacaggacaacaggtgtaaggaaacgtgtcgaaatgtttccacccgccgggaatcgaacccgggccctccgtgtgtgaagtgggagctttagccaccaggccaccgggccacctaatgTAATGTTTTCACCTCTTATTAAAGGAAATTACATCCTACCCTGAGGAGACTTTGTGGTACTGACCTTGAAGCGAAGCTTCCCCAGCGGAGGTTTGGCGTAGGGAATGTTGTAGTAGGAGTAGAAGTTCCTGCCCTTGGTGGATGTCTCCTGTACCCCGGTCACCCATCCAAGTTGTGTCCATACCAGCGAGTCTCCAtcagtggaggaagaggagggtggagagttagaagagggagaggaaggaccaGAAGTGGAAGGTAGACACGGTGGCCGAGAGAAGGAAGCGGAGGGCAGAGAGATagagaagaaagagaaaggaGCATGAGTGGAATATAGATATGAAGGAGGAGAGAATGAAGCAGAAGACCAGGAAGGGGAGGAGAAAACAGAAGTGGACGAGCGAGAGGAACTGGGTGTAACATCCCCTTCCCCATCTTCTGTAGTACtgacagctaccaccatcaccatcactacacaccttaacaTCCTGTTTAGAAAAGTTTATCTTGATAACTTAGTGTACAACTGATAGTCATCTTcactacaaaattattaaattattcagCAACTTTAAAGTggaaatttttttataattttcctgTAATTTGTGTTGATAGGAAAATAATATTTATGTAGTGTAGATATGTATCTTGAATGCGACTTATGAAGGTGTTAAGTCATACGAGAACCTATATTGTGTACACTTTCCTTATTTATTGCAATTATTAATATGTACACCTGCCTAgaattggccagtaggcctgctgaagtgctccttctttcttatgttcttacctccaaggctgatggactgattacatttgcAAACCAATGTTTTTCTAtaccctttctaaatctaaatttatccaatgtgaatccattatttcgagttctttcttggagagatatcctcaagaccttattaataccTATTTCAACCACTTACTGCCATCCCGTGAGGTCACATAATACAAACCTAAAGCGCTGTAACCCTGAATTCTCTTCCACTAAACTCAACTCACAAacacattactattattataataaaaaaagaagcgctaagccacaagggctatacagcggccTCACAAACACAAATGCGCAAATTAGTGGTGTTTATCCTGTTTACAAGCATCCTTCGTATTGTATAAGAACACAAACAATACATGCGTGCTTCGAGGCTTGTTGCTGATATTTTCCTCTTAAACGTCACGATGACCACATGCACAAATTTTACCAAATATCTTTGTTagagggtttgggtttgagaaagatcTGCTCATTTTGGGTCAGCAGGCCTTtttcagtgttccttcattcttatatgagtactaggagaactagtaataggcaaaatgaggtggatattggaaagccagtggcactaattgacaaggacagtaataggtttagtggaataacagaaaggagcaggaagggtaaagagagaggagggtctttaaatatatattacacaaataatcgcagtgctaggaataagatggacgagttgagactagttgctagtgcaggtaacattgatgtatttgctataactgagacgtggtttaattcaaaaagtcggaacatgcctgcggaatgtcacattaagggttttaaattgttccaagtagatagaagtgtagggaacgggggtggggtggcattgtatgtcagagatcgcttgaactgttgcataaaaactggtattaagtctgaagtaacacatacagagtctgtttggatagaattttcagagggcatgaaaaattaattttaggtgtgatataccgtcccccaaacttagatagggaccaagggagactactatgggaggaaattgttagggccacaaggcacgataatgtagtaattctaggagactttaactttagtcatattgattggaatttcttgactgggaatttagaatcatacgacttcttagaagtagttcaggattgtttt
This Cherax quadricarinatus isolate ZL_2023a chromosome 58, ASM3850222v1, whole genome shotgun sequence DNA region includes the following protein-coding sequences:
- the LOC128697980 gene encoding carboxylic ester hydrolase isoform X2; amino-acid sequence: MLRCVVMVMVVAVSTTEDGEGDVTPSSSRSSTSVFSSPSWSSASFSPPSYLYSTHAPFSFFSISLPSASFSRPPCLPSTSGPSSPSSNSPPSSSSTDGDSLVWTQLGWVTGVQETSTKGRNFYSYYNIPYAKPPLGKLRFKDPVEADPWEGVRVGKREYPTPCIQIPHLTMVSGGTEMIGHEDCLYLNVFSSKPNQTEAGLPVLVYIHGGAYFGDSSSRYPPHVLLNEDIVLATMQYRLGIFGFLSTEDEVMPGNQGLKDQALALRWVKTNVRQFGGDPEKITIFGESAGGGCVHFQVLSPKTDGLFARAIIQSGSAICPRSLGDAHRDVAYHTAAVVGCHQWDSYELLQCLQEARAEELVLILPKYIKWRYLPILLGPRVDGDFLPDDPEVLARDGRHKKVDIISGITSHDGGAFVTAMYSQEEQLKALQERFPDLGPVSMSLKCIDDNPLLLANRMFHHYLGGVNLDQADPDDVMKLFTDRHFGVCHDLTAILHSRNSVDPLAHTSSHQPRTYTYELQYRGEHSLGDLYNMTVGRH